The following is a genomic window from Oncorhynchus masou masou isolate Uvic2021 chromosome 6, UVic_Omas_1.1, whole genome shotgun sequence.
catagcccagcTAACTACCTCAACCCCATATTATGGTTTTTGCTCCTTGGCACCCATGTCTCTACTTGAACATTATCActtgtgtttaattgctaaattgtaattacttcgccactacggctTATAagcttacctcatttgcacactgtatagacttttctattgcgTTATTGACTACGTgtatttattccatgtgtaactgtggtgtcgtttgtgtcacactgctctgccttatctcggccaggtcgcagttgtaaatgagaacttgttctcaactggcctacctagttaaataaataaaacttttttttaccattgatacttaagtatatttaaaccccaaatactttgacttttactgGCTGGCTTtcacttgagtaactttctattaaagtacctatacttttactcaacaccccccccccctccatttacAATTCCCTTAATTGTAAATGACAGTGCATGCAGAATGTTTTGGGGTTTTTTTTAATGGGGAAAATTTTCTGAGATACCTTTTCCACTTCGAGAGACCTTATTCATAGTTTCCTCATGCGTAAAGGTGGTGAAATTATTAGGGAATTAAGTCACCGTCAGAATATGGCATATCTGTAGAAACACCATTTATTCACTTTCCACCCAAAACAAATAGCATTTAAGAACGCTTAACTCGAAATCAAAGCCCATCTGCACATAGAAACAGTTATAGTAAAAGTCACCCCCCCCTAACAGAAACTGTTTACTGCAGTTAATTGATAGATGTAACACAAATAGCATTTGTGTAAAGAATTTAATTTACAAAATCTAAGGCATACATAGATCAACTAAACCCCATTCTCTTCTCCATTCTGGACCCCTTCCTGCTCTGGCTGTTGTCTTTTCAGAGGAATAATGTAGAGTCCGTTCTTTGCTTCCTTCAGTCTCCACCACCGACCAAGCCTGACAACAAAGACTTCGTTAACAAAAACAAAGATCATTGACAAAACAGATATTTCATGAATAAAGTGATGCGTAAAATGATGCAGTATATAAGTATGTGTCCGAGTTCAAATGATTGCAAGTTATTTGCGTAGATCTACCCATTGGTTGATTATGATACTTCCCGCAGGATCCTGTCTACAACGACTTAGCAAGTCTGACATTTACAAATTTTCAGCTCGCACGTGAACGCAGTCAAAGAAGCCATTTAATCTTGTAATAAGAAAACATGGGAGGTATTGTCATCACTGCCCCAAGCAGTCGAGGGAGTCAAATAAGTGCCACCATGTGGGCACCTGTCCTCATTGCAACTACTTTCATAAAGAACACTGAAAACAGGCTTACCGCAAAGGGTAGGCCCAGAGTACATGATCAATATAGTCAGGATTTTGATCAGTCAGCAATGAGTGTATAATGATAGTAAGTGCGCTCTATCTCTGTATGACAGGTAAGTAGCTGGGTACATACCTGTGCTCCTGTCCTACTCCTGCCACTAGGAACTTCCCAGAGCTGGAGAACTTCAGACTGTTGACAAAACCAGGctaatagagagaggagagatgtttTAGTGCAGAACACTTGTACTAGTCAGTTGATCATACACATAGGCCTATACAAATAGGCTGAATGCGTAATGTCTAAATGACATGGGGTTTACCACATATTGTCATGCTACACAATGATTGAATGCAACGCAAGTTATGGGTGTATTAGGTATGGAGCAGCGTAGCTGGGACTTGCTTACCACAGGGATGCTGAAGAGAGGCTCCAGGTGACGGAACCCCTGGCCACACTTCCACAGCTGCACCTTAGAGTTGTGTGAACCTGTCAAGTGACACGTTACTCAATTCTGCAGGTCAATATTAGCGGTCAACGCctaatacacccccccccccatatttaTGTGTAAAGTGAAGCTAAAAATCAgtgcattttggatttgagatcaaatgttttatatgaggTGACAATACAGTATTTTAACACATGTATCTGTTGAGAAATCACAGCACTTCATGCAGTTGTTTTTCTATAAGAATTTGGACAAAGTAGCTAAAAGTTCAGTATTTgctcccatattcctagcacgcaatgactacatcaagcttttGACTCTACAAACTTGGTTGTTAGAGTAGAGCCAAATTTACAAAATTTAGCTTCACCGTCCAAATAAATATGGAGGGCGGTGTATAGGACCAAGGATTGAGCACTAATGTACAGCACCACACTATAGGTTTACAGTACACATTATAGCAAGGAGAGGTGGAAGTTTGGGGTTGGTCATTACTAATAACCCACAGGGTGTATACAGATGTGTATAGATGAGATGGTGTATAGCAAAGCTGGTGAAGAGGACTCACAGTCGAAGCTAGTGTCAATAGTTCTGcagtgctgtgtgtgcgtgtgtatagaTGCGTGTTATAAAGCTGGTGACTCGCACAGCAGTTGGCACCTGAGGCTACGGTGTCAGAGTTCTGCAGAGCCGCCACGGCTGCCACCCAGTAGGGCTGCTCCAGCCCCGAGTCACCATGCCGACCGTGGGCTGCCTTCACCGTGCTGAGGGGCTTCTTCTTGTTCACACTCCAAAGGGAGACGGAACTGAGGTGAGGAAAATAAAATCTTTGACTAATGAAAACATTTGTAATAGACCATCCTGTGCCGTTTGGAGAGAAGTGGTTACAGAACCTCTACAGATGTGGAGTGCGATGACACCTAGTGGAGTATAAAGCCACACACTTACCCATCATCAGCACCTGTTATCATGTGTTCTTCGTTAATGAGCTGGATACAGTCGATGGAGCCCCTGAGCGAGAGTGGGAGGAGTATCCCAATAGGTTAACACACAAGGAGAATATACACTCTCGGACCAACAGAGACAATACAGTGTTGTGAGACTGACAAATAcatagaaagagagtgaaaggagTCCAGAAAGACTCACTCATGGCCATGGAACACTAGCTGGGACTCCTCGGCAATCTTCCACACCCTCACAGTGCGGTCCCTCCCCCCTGCAGTCACACAGCGCTCCCGACTCCCACTGTCCAGCCCCGTGATCACATCCTGGTGACCAAACCTAGGGAGAGACACAGTCAATAAAACACAAACACAATTCTCATGCCAACCTGAAGAAACACACGGATATTACTAGTCAGCTACTTACAGGGTTTCCACATAGGCGTTTTCGTCCACGTTCCACACCTTGATGGAGCGGTCGTGAGAGGCACTGTACAGGTCATGGGTGCCCCTCCTGAAGGACAGGCCCTGTGGAGAATAGATGGCCCAGTTTGAGAGAAGGTGCAACAAAAATAAGAATTTAAaaagaaaacacatttttaaGCAAGAAGAGCTTACCGACACAGGGCCTCTATGTCCTGTGAACTTGTACAGGTGTTTACATGTTGCCGCCTCCCAAATCATGATCAACTTATTCATGTCTCCCGTTGCCAGGTACTTGCCGTCCGACGATATGGAGATACACAGGACATGGGCTGTATGTCCAACATGGCGATCCTCTGTTCCTTTCCTCCCACCAGCTATTGTGTGCAGTCTCTTACCATTCTCTACATCCCCTGCAGTTACAGAAGAAAAATGGGAGAATACATAAGCTTACTTTGACTGTTGCATTTCAGGCAGCATGGGAATGATTTTGCACAGTCTATTTCAGTAAAACATCAAACTTATCTTTGATTATTTTGGAGAATTAAACAAACAAATATAAATGTTGACTCACATTTGATGATGGAGCAGTCTTTGGCAGCAGAGAAGATGTGCTTGTCATCAGGAGAGATGACCAGACAGGTGACTGGCAGCTTGTGGCCTCTCAACAGACGAATCTCTGACGTGTCTGGTGGCAGGAGCTAAAAACCATGACAACATAGCGGTTGTGTTTAGTAGGCACAAAACAGAAGTGGACAGAAATGGGTAGGTCTAATCAAAAACACTTTTTCAATGTGCCCTACAAAATGACCACAGCCTTCGGGTTACACAGCACACTATGGGCCATAAAAAAACTCACTGTGTGGATACTGGATGGACATGCACAGAGTGCTTATAGGGGAGACACCCAACAAAGATACTCACATCTTTTGCAACCATCCGTTGAAGCTTTCCTTTCTGTTCAAGCTGAGGAAAAGAGAACGTGTTCACTATAGGGCAATACCATATTCAGAAAAGGACTTGTGACATATATCAGGGCTATAATTAAATATTAAggcatgagggggtgtggtatatggccaataaacCACAAATCcacaaggtgccttattgctattacaaactggttaccaacatcattagagcagtacaaataaatgtcatacggtctgatataccacagctgttaACCCATCCGCATTCAGGGCtctaaccacccagtttataatcagCATTGCAAATTGTAGCTAGTACACTTACCACTTCTTCTTGAAGTCTTCCAGCTATCAGGTCAGTCTCAAAAGACTCTTCCTCTGCTTTCTTGTCTTCTATTGATAAGACATGAAGACAGAACAGTGAAGCTTCAGATTCCAAATAAGCACTTAAATATAAAGTTAAAGAAAACTATTTAGCACAGCTCAATTAATAGTTACagaagctagctaacgttaacgttaCTCCCTTACCCTCATCCCTCAATTGGTCAAGGTAGAGCTTGGCCAATCGTAGTTTCTTTTCCTGTGGAGTCTCATCAAACTCTTCTTCGACATTGGCCCTCCTTTTTCTGTGCACTGCAGGGCTACATAAATATATTGTTTCAACTCATACAGCTGTAAATAAAATACGTTTGTTCGCCAACTTAGATAGCTATCTGTGAAGCCAGTCAACTACATTGGGTAAGTAAGCctacccttcagtttcagagtcGCTGGAGATTTCTTCATTGTGCTTTGAATTGAGCTTCTTCTTGAGTTTGTTTCCCGTGTCACCATCATTCTAAACCACCAACACACAAGCATCACAGATCAGAAGAAAGTTAATTTAGCCATCATTGTAATGGTTacgtagatagctagctaacgttagctaactaccTCCTTACCTTTCGTTTGGAACCCGCTGAATTCTCGCTCTTTTTGAAAACCTTTGGAGGTCCTTTTTTCTTTATAAAGAAAGACGACATGATTATATTCTTTAGATTGTTTTAACGGTGCTTCAGAGTTAGTCAATCGTTACACTAGTTAGCACACATTTGACCACGCAAATCAACATTAGACCCACATGGGTTCTCTCTCTTCTAATTCAACCAAACTATAGACACTACAGACGCTTGTTTTGAAATGGAGGTGTTGATTGGATAATATTGCGGCATCTGTTTGTCCCGCCCACAAATACAGAGCTC
Proteins encoded in this region:
- the LOC135541671 gene encoding U3 small nucleolar RNA-interacting protein 2-like gives rise to the protein MSSFFIKKKGPPKVFKKSENSAGSKRKNDGDTGNKLKKKLNSKHNEEISSDSETEGPAVHRKRRANVEEEFDETPQEKKLRLAKLYLDQLRDEEDKKAEEESFETDLIAGRLQEEVLEQKGKLQRMVAKDLLPPDTSEIRLLRGHKLPVTCLVISPDDKHIFSAAKDCSIIKWDVENGKRLHTIAGGRKGTEDRHVGHTAHVLCISISSDGKYLATGDMNKLIMIWEAATCKHLYKFTGHRGPVSGLSFRRGTHDLYSASHDRSIKVWNVDENAYVETLFGHQDVITGLDSGSRERCVTAGGRDRTVRVWKIAEESQLVFHGHEGSIDCIQLINEEHMITGADDGSVSLWSVNKKKPLSTVKAAHGRHGDSGLEQPYWVAAVAALQNSDTVASGSHNSKVQLWKCGQGFRHLEPLFSIPVPGFVNSLKFSSSGKFLVAGVGQEHRLGRWWRLKEAKNGLYIIPLKRQQPEQEGVQNGEENGV